TTCGCTTTCAATACGACGTCTGGCGTCTTCAGTAACTGGGTCGGTTCCCGGAACCGGGAGAGGATCAGGGCAGACGACTGCGTGCCCCCCATGAGATTGGACGTCTTCAACCAACTCACGATTAGAAACGATTGAAATTGTTGCTCTACGCTTTACGAAATTCGCCATTCGCTGCAGAAGCACGGAGCGACCGTCTAAAGGTTGAATGCCCGCGTTGTGCTGATCGACTACTAACTGATAACGAAAAAAAGGCTTTAAGACAACGGCAAGAACCGCCAATACGATCGAGGGGTTCTGGCAAAAGAGGACATTTGGACGTCGCTGGACTAAAAGCCGTACTGTCCGAGCGCCAAGCTCGAGGTACCTGATAAGTCTTGGGCGGTTGACGGTTAATACATGCAATTCCGCACCGACCAGCTCTGCCATGCCGACATTCCGACGCTGTTTTACCCACGTTATCCAGAGTCTTCTCATGAAAAGAGCGCTCTCTCATAGAGCTGTGTGTACTCGCAACAAACCCGGGGAGGCGCGAACTTTGTCAGACATTGCCTTACAACATCACTCGGCGCATACTTCGGCCCATTGAGCGCGTCCAAGATCGATTTCTCCAGTCCATGAGAATTTCCTGGTTCCGCCATGTACGAGGGCTCATACCCTTCCAGCATATATTCGATTGCTCCAACACGGGTCGCTATAATCGGTAGGCCAAGAAACATCGCCTCAAGGACGGTCATAGGCATACGCTCTGAGCGTGACGGCAGAATATAGGCATCGGCACTCTTCATTGCGGCGACCGGATGGTCCGTGAACCCTTTCATATTAACGACTTCCGCCAACCCCTGAGAGTCAATCCATCTGCGGAAGTCTTGGCCAAGCTCACCTTCCCCGTAAAGATCGAGTCGAACAGCTACGCCACTACGGTGCAACCGCCCCAAAGCAGTCAACAACTCTTCTACGCCCTTTTCTGCCGACAGGCGGGCCAAAGCGACGAGCTTAAACGGTGACGTGCTTGGGCCGCGGCGCTCTGCCCATCCTTCATCTTCTTGGTACAAATCTCCAGGCAAAGGATTCGGTATAAAAACCTTGTTCTTCTTCGAATTTAAACAAGCATCCGAATCCGTAGGAACGAGGCTTGCCGCATAATAACGAGTCCGAACAAGAAATTGATCGACAGAACGCCTAAGATTGAAAGTCGGTGCGAGCATAGGTGCAGTGTAGCCATGGCAGGTGCACACGCGCGCGGCACCTTTGAACTGGCTCTTAGGCCACACCCCTAGAAGTATATTGAACTTGTAACCGTGCGAATGAAGAACTTGGATGCGGTGCCGCTTGGCCCATCGCAGTATCCGGTAGGCCTCAGAAAGATTCAGGCCCGGCTTCATGCGCCACGGCAAAACCGACACCCCGATGCGCCGTGCCTCCCTTTCCAAGGGTTTTTCAACGGTTTCTGGATCACCCGCGCTGAGAATAGTTGGCTCAAGACCTTGTTTGATCTGCTCCTCGGCCAACGCCAAGAGCATCCGCTCGGCCCCATATAGCCCACCACTGTCGATCAGATGGAGAACACGCAGGCCCATGGCTCAGCCTTTCTCCTTGCCCATAGCAACAGCCAGTCCGCGCTGCGGATCAAGCACGCCAGCCAGTAGGAGATGCGGCAACGCCTTCGACGTGCGCCCCTGGGACCGGAACACCTGGGACATGCGGTAGTGGAGCACGGCCCGGCGCCGGCGGACGACTGACTTTGGGTACGGGTAGCGCTCGGCCGCTCGCCTGAGGATCTCGAAGCCCGTTTTCCAGCGCACATCCTGCCGGCGCGCGCTGATGGACTCTCCGTGACGGCGATAATAGAAGAGATATTTCGGAATATAGGCCATGGTAGTGATTTCCGCGACGCGCAACAGCATGTCGTGGTCTTGAGCAGAGCGGAAGCTCTCTTCGAAGCGACCGGCTTGGTCAAAGACGGCCTTGCGCACCATGGCGTTCTGCGGCAGCAGGAAGTAGCAGTCGAGCAGGAGTCGGCCGGGGTCGTTTTCTTCCCGGTGATCCTCTGGGAGCATCTTGTAGAGGATGTTGTCGTTCTCGTCCACCGCGTGGCCGTTGGAATAGACGAGCCCGATCTCCGGGTGGCGTTCCAGATAGTCCACCTGCACAGCGAGTTTGTTGAGGACGAACATGTCGTCGCTGTCTAGCACGCAGATATATTCACCCTGCGCCTGGTCCAGGGCGCAATTGAGGGTGGCGGACTGGCCTTTGTTGGCGCGCTCCGGATGGGTGAGGAGCGTGAGTTTTCCTTCACTCTCGTACCGCTGAAGAATCTCGTACGTGCCGTCGGTTGAGCCGTCATCGCCCACGATCAACTCGACGTGCGGGTATGTTTGCCCCAGCACGGAGTCCACCGTCCGCTCGATGTAGGCGGCCCGGTTGTAGGCGGGAATGACGACGCTGACAAGTTTCTCTTTCACTGCGTTTGCCCTTGCTGTTCCGTACCTGCGGATGCGCCGTTGGTGGTCATTACCCCTTCCTCGGTGTCCACACCACTTTCCGCTCCCCTTTCCAATACGCCATGGCGGCACGGGCGCAGGCAACGTTCAATAGAGTGAAGTAGTAGGGCACGGTTTTCCAGGCCGGGGCGTCGCTGACGTCAGTGGCGCGGTAGCCCTGCAGGGCCATGGTGTAGAAGGCGATCTGGGCGATGCCGGCCATGGCGTAGAGGGCGCCATCGTTGATGAGGATGAGGTTGGTGACGGCGACCACGATGAGCGGGATGAACGCCAGGTAGCGCAGCAGCTTGTGGGAGATAAGCTGGAACGCGAACAAGCCGTAGCGGGCCGGGTTCATGAGGTGCGCCATGTCCTTGAGCGCCCACAGGGCGCGCAGCGTGACGCGCACGCGCATGGCGAACTCGCTGTCGTTGTCCTGGAGTGACGGTTCCTTTAACAGTGCCTCGGGCTCGTAGATGACGCGGCTCCCCTGCTCCACCACCTTCAGGGGCTGGACGAAGTCCGGGAGTTGTTCGGGGCGCAGGGGCTGGTAGAGGCTGCGGCGCATGGCGTCGATGCCGCCGTCCACGCCGACGATGGAGCCCATACGCGTCTCCTGCTCGCGGAGCCAGTTCTCGTATTTCATGTAGGCGCTGCAGCCGTCGCCCACCAGGGAGCCGTCTTCGTGGGTGTAGACCATCTTGCCGGTGACGTAGCCCACGTCCGGGTCGCTGAAGTTGCGGACGAGCTTGGCCAGGGCGTCCTTGGCCCAGAGGGAGTTGGCGTCGGCGAAGGCGAGGACATCGCCTGTGGCCATATCCGCCAGGGTGTTGATGCCTGCGGTCTTGCCCTGGCGGGGGGACTGGCGGTGCAGGCGGATGGGCACCGGGCTGTCCTGGGCGATGCGTTGGACGATTTCGTCAGTGCCATCAATGGATTCATCGGAGACGACGAGGATCTCGAGCCGGTCCCGCGGGTAGTCCTGCGCGAGCTTGTTGCGCAGGGTGGCCTCGATGACATCCGCCTCGTTGTGGGCTGGGATGAGGATGCTCACGGTGGGGTGGTGGTCCTCGGCCCAGGCGATGGGTCGGCCCCACTGGCCCAGCAACCGGACCAGGGCCGGGTAGCCAAGATAGATGTAGATGAGGACCAGCAGGGCCAGCCAGAAGACGAACTCGAACACGCTTCTTTTCCTTGAACTTACGCGGCCGCGCCGCAGCATGCTCGCAGGGGGCGCCCACCGCGCGCGCGTAAAAACATCAGGATACTACGGCTGAATCATGGATGCGGGCAAACGCCATTGCCCGCCGGTTCCGGCCCAGCAATACCTGAGCCGGAACATCACCAGTCAAGGCGCTGCGCACCGTGCCTGGCGGCGTGCCAGCAAAAAAAACGGCAGCCAAGGGCTGCCGTTCAGGAGTATTACCGTCTTACTCAGCTTCTCGTGATCGCGCCTCGGTTAAGCACGCTTACGCAGACGGGTCGCAAGACCCAAGCCGAGGAGGCCGACGCCAAGAAGACCAAGCGCACCCGGCGCGGGAACATCCGCGCTGACAGAGTCCAAGGATACATCGAGCGCAGAGGTCTTTGTGCCGTCGATTTCCAGGCGTGCCCCTGTGATGCCCTCAAGCAGATCCAGGTCGGAGAACAGATTGAACGACTGCCTGACAGGATCCCCGCCACCCACGTCTGCAACCTCGTCGATCATCCCGCCGTCGGACGCCACCTCAGTAGAGGTTCCACCATCGTTAAAGAGGGTGAACGTGAAAGGCGTGGCGTCTTCACTCTGGTTAATCGCGAACACCAGACGTAACGGGGTGGAGAAGTCCATCTCGTCGAAGGTCCATGTCGTCCAGCTTCTCGCGAACGTCTGAGCATCTTGGCTGTGACTCAACGAACCGTTCATAGAACCGTTCATAACCCGAATCGTCGCGTCGCCGCCGCTGTTTTCCAGGTTTTTTATTTCCAAGCCACGTTGCGCGTTCGTCAGGTCCGTGTCAGAGATCGCGATCTCATCAGACTGAACAGTCTCACCTAAACTTGCAGTCGCCTCCTGCCTATCTTCTTCGGGGTCACTAAACCCATCGAAGAGCAGAGTCGCCTGAGCTGGCGCAGTCAACGCCAGGCCACTGACAATTGACATTCCAAGTATCCAAGTCTTTTTCATATCGTACTTCCTCCACCCTTCGGGGCGATTGACCACCACCATGACTGGCGGTGGAGTGTTTCAAATCACGTATTTTTCTTCCATATACTGGGAAGCAAGCTTCGGGCCAGATCTATTAAAACCTTTTTTATCATGCCTTTACGAATACAGCGTGAACGAGCGGCAATGCATGCGTAAAGATGTCTGACAGTGGCGTGGGCGCTGATGGTGTGGGCGCTAGCAATTTTGCGGATCAGCACGCCCCAACCAACCGAACCAGAAGTAACAAGAAACGCCCATTGCTCAGGAGACTATGCCCGCAATGCAAGCCGTGCACCGCCGGTCACCGGTAGCCAGCGTCAGTGCTGTAAAGTGAATCGACAAACTTGGAAGCGTCCGGTGAGCACCGCCTTCCTGTTGTATCGGTGATTGCCGATGATCGCGTCTCCATGGGTGAAGTGGGCGCCGGATAGGTGTCCACCTGGAGGCGAAGTGGACACCAACGAAGAACACACTCGGGCCGCTGGCGGCGACAGGCGCCGGCGTTTCACGCTCGGCTACAAGAGGCGAGTGGTGGAGGAGACGCTGGCCGACGGCGGCTCAGTGTCGGTGGTCGCCCGCCGCCACGACGTCCACGCCAACCAGCTCTTCAAGTGGCGCAAGCTCTACCGGGAGGGTCTGCTGAAGGAGACGACGGGCACGAGCGCGGCGGCACTTGTGCCCATCCACGTGGCCGAGGCGCCTGCCGCTGCGGCGGCCGAGCGGCAGCGGTCCCCGAGGCCGGGTGATGGGGAGTTGGAGATCACCTTGAGCGGCGGCCATCGGGTGGTCGTGCGGGGCGACGCCGACGGTGCGGCGCTGCGCGTGGCCCTGGAGGTGCTGAGCCGATGATGGCGCCACCGACCGGCACGCGCATCTACCTGGTCGCCGGTTTCACGGACATGCGCAAGGGCTTCGACGGGCTCGCGGCGATGGTCGCGCACCGGTTGAGCAAGGATCCGTTCTCGGGGCAGATCTTTGTCTTCCGCGGCCGGCGCGGGGACCGCATCAAGGTGCTGTGGTGGGACGGCCAGGGGCTGTGCCTGTATGCCAAGCGCCTGGAGCGAGGCCGGTTTGTGTGGCCACGCCATGAACACGGTGCGGTTCACCTCACCTGGTTCACCGACAAGCTTCAGCGCGTCTCGGCGAATTCGACCTTCGCGGTGGCGGTGCGCTATGCGCTTGAGCGCTGGTCGGCACTGACACGCTACCGCGACGACGGCCGGGTGGAGATCGACAACAACGCCGCCGAGCGGGCGCTGCGCACTGTCGCGCTTGGCCGCAAGAACTACCTCTTCGCCGGCTACGACCGGGGCGGGGATAGTGCGGCGCTGATCTACAGCCTCATCGGCACCGCCCGGCTGAATGGCGTCGATCCCTACGCCTCCCTCAGGGCGGTGCTCGAGCGTATCGGTGCACATCCGATCAACCGCATCGACGAGCTGCTGCCCTGGAACATGGCTCTGGGCACCGAGCGGGGCCACGCGCAGGCGGCCTGATCCGCCAGGGGGATCTATGGCGCACATCACTGACCTTGATCTACCGAATATCGAGGAGCTGCTCGCCGGTGAGGGCAGCATCGATATCGGGTACAAATACCCGATCGGCGAGGTCGCGGTGGCAACCGACCAACATCAGGCGCTCGCCGTGCTCCGGCGCCGCGACACCGAATCCCTCGCCGAGACCCTCCTGCGGCTTGATGCGGCCGTGGCGACCGCTATGGAACACGGCGAGTTCACCGACGAGATCAACCGCTGAGCCCCTAAACCCTCTGACCGCAAGACGGTCATCACCGGGTGCTTACGCCGCAGCTACGTCGTCTCACTCTTGGTGTTCTGTGAAGTGTCCGCTCTTTTCAGCGGCGCACATCTGTTACACCGGGGCAATCAATAACAAGCAATGAACTGAGGGCGAGAGCCGATGCAACGGAGCGGCTTCACGTGGACGAAACTGGGCGGTGTGGCACTGACCATTTTCGCCCTACTCCTGATGGCGGGCTGCTTCAGTAGCGGAAGCGGCGGCGGAGGGAGTTCGGGCGGTGACGAACCCACAGCACCCGACTGGGTGGACGTCCCGACCGCGCCGGATGGGAGCGACGACGCCCTGGATGAGGTTGCCATCGAAGAGCTTCAGGTTCTGGCCAGCAGGGACTCTGTGGTAGAAGGCCGTACGGTTCGCCTGACGGCGTTGGCGCTCTACGAAGACGGCTCCGAGGACAACGTCACTGAGCAGGCCGAATGGGAAGTCCAGACGGACGGCGATGCCGTCGCAGTGCGGCTCGACGGGTTGGACGATGGCCAGCAGCTCGTCC
The DNA window shown above is from Aquisalimonas sp. 2447 and carries:
- a CDS encoding glycosyltransferase, which encodes MGLRVLHLIDSGGLYGAERMLLALAEEQIKQGLEPTILSAGDPETVEKPLEREARRIGVSVLPWRMKPGLNLSEAYRILRWAKRHRIQVLHSHGYKFNILLGVWPKSQFKGAARVCTCHGYTAPMLAPTFNLRRSVDQFLVRTRYYAASLVPTDSDACLNSKKNKVFIPNPLPGDLYQEDEGWAERRGPSTSPFKLVALARLSAEKGVEELLTALGRLHRSGVAVRLDLYGEGELGQDFRRWIDSQGLAEVVNMKGFTDHPVAAMKSADAYILPSRSERMPMTVLEAMFLGLPIIATRVGAIEYMLEGYEPSYMAEPGNSHGLEKSILDALNGPKYAPSDVVRQCLTKFAPPRVCCEYTQLYERALFS
- a CDS encoding PEP-CTERM sorting domain-containing protein → MKKTWILGMSIVSGLALTAPAQATLLFDGFSDPEEDRQEATASLGETVQSDEIAISDTDLTNAQRGLEIKNLENSGGDATIRVMNGSMNGSLSHSQDAQTFARSWTTWTFDEMDFSTPLRLVFAINQSEDATPFTFTLFNDGGTSTEVASDGGMIDEVADVGGGDPVRQSFNLFSDLDLLEGITGARLEIDGTKTSALDVSLDSVSADVPAPGALGLLGVGLLGLGLATRLRKRA
- a CDS encoding transposase is translated as MDTNEEHTRAAGGDRRRRFTLGYKRRVVEETLADGGSVSVVARRHDVHANQLFKWRKLYREGLLKETTGTSAAALVPIHVAEAPAAAAAERQRSPRPGDGELEITLSGGHRVVVRGDADGAALRVALEVLSR
- a CDS encoding glycosyltransferase family 2 protein, with the protein product MFEFVFWLALLVLIYIYLGYPALVRLLGQWGRPIAWAEDHHPTVSILIPAHNEADVIEATLRNKLAQDYPRDRLEILVVSDESIDGTDEIVQRIAQDSPVPIRLHRQSPRQGKTAGINTLADMATGDVLAFADANSLWAKDALAKLVRNFSDPDVGYVTGKMVYTHEDGSLVGDGCSAYMKYENWLREQETRMGSIVGVDGGIDAMRRSLYQPLRPEQLPDFVQPLKVVEQGSRVIYEPEALLKEPSLQDNDSEFAMRVRVTLRALWALKDMAHLMNPARYGLFAFQLISHKLLRYLAFIPLIVVAVTNLILINDGALYAMAGIAQIAFYTMALQGYRATDVSDAPAWKTVPYYFTLLNVACARAAMAYWKGERKVVWTPRKG
- a CDS encoding glycosyltransferase codes for the protein MKEKLVSVVIPAYNRAAYIERTVDSVLGQTYPHVELIVGDDGSTDGTYEILQRYESEGKLTLLTHPERANKGQSATLNCALDQAQGEYICVLDSDDMFVLNKLAVQVDYLERHPEIGLVYSNGHAVDENDNILYKMLPEDHREENDPGRLLLDCYFLLPQNAMVRKAVFDQAGRFEESFRSAQDHDMLLRVAEITTMAYIPKYLFYYRRHGESISARRQDVRWKTGFEILRRAAERYPYPKSVVRRRRAVLHYRMSQVFRSQGRTSKALPHLLLAGVLDPQRGLAVAMGKEKG